The proteins below are encoded in one region of Levilactobacillus namurensis:
- a CDS encoding lipoate--protein ligase, whose product MYWYAMKSHDIRHNLATEQYLMNNKQFDEPLVLFYYEGPCIIVGRNQNTLEEINQKYVEEHNITVTRRLSGGGAVYQDLGNLCFSFVVDSDSEEFGDFKSFVQPIVDALHAMGAKDAEVSGRNDILVDGKKFSGNAMYSHSGKTFSHGTLMLDVDQNVIADALNVPADKIKSKGIKSVRSRVTNLKPYLAPEYQNLTVPEFRDTLLKELFHVDNLDDIMDKQVTISDDEKAAIDKIYNEYYSNWDWVYGNSPEFTVKKRQHFDYGTIDARLQIDGGKIKNIKFYGDFFGPSDVTALADKLTGVRYDREHVGAVLNSVDTQQYFNGIPTNDVLDLLVD is encoded by the coding sequence ATGTATTGGTATGCTATGAAATCACACGATATTCGGCACAATCTTGCGACCGAACAATACTTAATGAATAATAAGCAGTTCGACGAACCGCTGGTGCTCTTCTATTACGAAGGCCCATGCATCATCGTCGGCCGGAACCAAAATACATTGGAAGAAATCAACCAGAAGTACGTGGAAGAACATAACATCACGGTCACCCGGCGTCTGTCCGGTGGGGGCGCGGTCTACCAAGACCTGGGCAACCTGTGCTTTAGCTTCGTGGTCGACAGTGACAGCGAAGAGTTCGGGGACTTCAAGTCCTTCGTCCAACCTATCGTGGATGCTCTGCACGCCATGGGGGCTAAGGACGCCGAAGTCTCTGGCCGGAACGACATCTTAGTCGACGGCAAGAAGTTCTCCGGGAACGCCATGTACTCCCACAGCGGGAAGACCTTCTCCCACGGGACCTTGATGCTGGACGTGGACCAAAACGTCATCGCGGACGCCCTGAACGTGCCAGCCGACAAGATCAAGTCCAAGGGTATCAAGTCCGTACGCTCCCGGGTCACGAACTTGAAGCCGTACTTGGCACCAGAATACCAAAACTTAACGGTGCCCGAATTCCGTGACACCCTGTTAAAGGAACTCTTCCACGTGGATAACTTGGATGACATCATGGACAAGCAGGTCACCATCAGTGACGACGAAAAGGCCGCCATTGATAAGATCTACAATGAATACTACAGCAACTGGGACTGGGTCTACGGCAACTCCCCAGAGTTCACGGTCAAGAAGCGGCAACACTTCGACTACGGGACCATTGACGCTCGGCTCCAGATCGACGGTGGGAAGATCAAGAACATCAAGTTCTACGGTGACTTCTTCGGTCCGAGCGACGTTACGGCGTTAGCGGATAAGCTGACGGGCGTGCGGTACGACCGGGAACACGTTGGGGCGGTCCTGAACAGTGTGGACACGCAACAATACTTCAACGGGATTCCAACCAATGACGTCTTAGATTTGCTGGTCGACTAG
- a CDS encoding M3 family oligoendopeptidase translates to MTYSLNWDLETLFSGGIHSAQLKAKFSQIKTDTASLGDLLDRWDVTTDAPDYHQFTKAVNQLQAIAAGIGQAGIFITAIGSADIANPDVAPMDARLQHLSTQFQTVSDKLEKVLVQVPDDHFNAMLARPELAPIAFNLREMRDHGKELLDDKTESLINQLDLDGKSAWSAHYDSLVATVNVPFHDANGQPVTLSAGQADNNLLGNADPQYRADLLPAWEQAWTDKEQLFADTLNHLAGFRLTQYKAHGITDFLQEPLKQNRLSAQTLKTIWKVVDDNKQFLLDYLDRKAALLGKKHAGWQDVEAPLTLPGSTERHFTFDQAAAFIIQHYGEFSPKMAALAKHAFEHRWIEAEDRAGKAPGGWMESAPETHEARIFMTFTGSPNDVSTLAHELGHAFHSSVMTDLPFLRQDYAMNVAETASTFGELIVADANVKAAKTDAEKISLLNAKMDNPVAMFLNIRARFLFETRFYQLRQQKLVTPAELNELMLNAQKEAFGHDLSTYSPHLWASKLHFYIDNPAFYNFPYVFGYLFSLGIYAKAQQSANFEDDYIALLRDTANMSTEELAQKHLGVDLTQPDFWLNGVALIKRDVAEFMHLTEPLVKPTNRR, encoded by the coding sequence ATGACTTACTCGTTAAACTGGGATTTAGAGACCCTCTTCAGTGGCGGGATCCACTCCGCACAGCTCAAAGCGAAATTTTCTCAAATCAAAACGGACACAGCTTCTTTAGGTGATTTGCTCGACCGCTGGGACGTCACTACGGACGCGCCCGATTACCACCAATTCACCAAAGCCGTGAACCAGCTACAGGCCATTGCGGCCGGAATCGGCCAAGCCGGTATCTTCATCACCGCGATTGGCTCGGCCGACATCGCCAATCCCGACGTCGCGCCCATGGACGCCCGGTTACAACACCTCAGTACCCAGTTTCAGACCGTCAGCGACAAGCTTGAAAAGGTCCTGGTCCAAGTTCCGGACGACCACTTCAACGCCATGCTCGCCCGTCCCGAACTGGCCCCGATTGCCTTTAACCTTCGCGAAATGCGTGACCACGGGAAGGAACTCTTGGACGACAAGACGGAATCCTTGATCAACCAACTCGACCTCGATGGTAAGTCCGCCTGGAGTGCCCACTACGACTCGCTGGTCGCCACGGTCAACGTGCCCTTCCACGACGCCAACGGCCAACCCGTGACCCTCTCGGCGGGCCAAGCGGACAACAACCTGCTGGGCAACGCCGACCCACAATACCGGGCCGACCTTTTACCCGCTTGGGAACAGGCCTGGACCGATAAGGAGCAGCTCTTCGCCGACACCTTGAACCACCTAGCTGGCTTCCGGCTGACCCAGTACAAGGCGCACGGCATCACCGACTTCTTACAGGAACCGCTCAAGCAAAACCGGCTGAGTGCTCAGACCCTTAAGACAATCTGGAAAGTGGTCGACGACAACAAGCAGTTCTTGCTCGACTACCTGGATCGCAAAGCCGCACTACTGGGTAAGAAGCACGCCGGGTGGCAGGATGTCGAAGCGCCATTGACCTTACCGGGCAGTACCGAACGCCACTTCACCTTCGACCAAGCCGCCGCCTTCATTATTCAACACTACGGCGAGTTCTCCCCGAAGATGGCTGCCCTGGCTAAGCACGCCTTCGAGCACCGCTGGATCGAAGCCGAAGACCGCGCGGGCAAGGCGCCTGGTGGTTGGATGGAGAGTGCGCCCGAGACCCACGAAGCCCGCATCTTCATGACCTTTACCGGATCCCCCAACGATGTCTCGACGTTGGCTCACGAACTGGGACACGCCTTTCACTCCAGCGTGATGACCGACCTGCCCTTCCTGCGGCAAGACTACGCCATGAACGTGGCCGAGACCGCCTCGACCTTCGGAGAACTGATTGTCGCCGACGCCAACGTCAAAGCGGCTAAGACGGACGCCGAAAAGATTTCATTGCTCAACGCTAAAATGGATAACCCCGTTGCCATGTTCTTAAACATCCGGGCCCGCTTCCTGTTCGAAACGCGCTTCTACCAGTTGCGGCAACAAAAGCTGGTCACGCCAGCCGAGTTGAACGAACTGATGCTCAACGCCCAAAAAGAAGCCTTCGGTCACGACCTGTCGACTTACTCGCCGCACCTCTGGGCCAGCAAGTTACACTTCTACATCGATAACCCGGCCTTCTACAACTTCCCGTACGTCTTCGGCTACCTCTTCAGCTTGGGAATCTACGCCAAGGCGCAACAAAGCGCGAACTTCGAAGACGATTACATCGCTCTGTTACGCGACACCGCCAACATGTCTACGGAAGAACTGGCCCAAAAGCACCTGGGCGTCGATCTGACCCAGCCGGACTTCTGGCTTAACGGTGTGGCCTTGATCAAGCGGGACGTGGCCGAATTCATGCACCTGACCGAACCGCTCGTGAAACCCACGAACCGCCGGTAG
- a CDS encoding bifunctional UDP-sugar hydrolase/5'-nucleotidase, whose translation MKLTILSTSDTHGYVYPTNYVKKGTQQGFGLARAATVIAQEQAAAEGPVVTIENGDFLEGSPLAYYVARVQDHRDPQALMNIYNQIHYDCGILGNHEFNYGQDYLQAAIRESDRQILCANILDHTGQPEYGKPYTILEKDGLKIGVLGLTTQAVYKWEKATNIDGLQFESAYIAAKKYVPILREQADVVIVCYHGGFERDLATGEPNDIHVGENEAYHMLQAIPGIDALVTGHQHRQIATSLFDTPTTQPGFRGQAIGKITLDLDRDADGKVTVTNYDTALVSAAEAPLDPQVLTAAKGLNDQVAHWLDQPLGHITGDMTFDDPVQARLKETPYIEFIQRVQMATMGADISATALFSNEARGFENPITMRNIMTNYVYPNGLSLLNITGADLRAALEVSARYFTIIDGEIAVNPAFIHPKHRQYNYDMYEGIDYRLNIAQPMGHRVEALTYHGQPVTDDQPLRIVLNQYRAVGGGHYSMFGANKIVAESQSAMSELIADYLQAHPVVDATTNQNFQIVNEPRN comes from the coding sequence TTGAAGCTGACAATTTTATCGACAAGTGACACACACGGGTACGTCTACCCCACAAACTATGTGAAGAAGGGGACCCAACAAGGCTTTGGCCTGGCCCGAGCGGCGACCGTCATCGCCCAGGAACAGGCTGCCGCGGAGGGTCCCGTGGTGACCATTGAGAACGGGGACTTTCTGGAAGGGTCACCGCTGGCTTACTACGTCGCCCGGGTCCAAGACCACCGCGACCCCCAAGCCCTGATGAACATTTATAACCAGATCCACTACGACTGCGGGATTCTGGGCAATCACGAGTTCAACTACGGCCAAGACTACCTACAAGCGGCGATTCGGGAATCCGACCGCCAGATTTTATGTGCCAACATTTTAGACCATACCGGTCAACCCGAGTACGGCAAGCCCTACACCATTCTGGAAAAGGACGGCTTAAAGATCGGGGTCCTGGGTCTGACCACCCAAGCCGTCTATAAATGGGAGAAAGCCACCAACATCGACGGTCTCCAATTCGAATCGGCCTACATCGCCGCGAAGAAATACGTGCCCATCTTACGGGAACAGGCGGACGTGGTGATTGTCTGCTACCACGGCGGCTTTGAACGCGACTTGGCCACTGGCGAACCTAACGACATCCATGTCGGGGAAAACGAAGCCTACCACATGTTACAGGCGATTCCCGGCATCGATGCCTTAGTCACCGGCCACCAACACCGCCAAATCGCCACCAGCCTCTTCGACACCCCGACGACCCAACCCGGGTTCCGGGGCCAGGCCATCGGCAAAATTACCTTAGACCTCGACCGGGACGCTGACGGGAAGGTCACCGTGACCAACTACGATACCGCCTTGGTTTCTGCGGCCGAAGCGCCCCTTGATCCGCAGGTCTTAACAGCCGCTAAGGGGCTCAATGATCAAGTCGCCCATTGGTTAGACCAACCATTAGGTCACATCACGGGCGACATGACCTTCGACGACCCCGTTCAGGCACGCCTCAAGGAGACCCCGTATATCGAATTCATCCAACGGGTCCAGATGGCCACCATGGGCGCTGACATCTCGGCTACCGCCCTCTTCAGTAATGAGGCCCGCGGGTTCGAGAACCCCATCACCATGCGCAACATCATGACCAACTACGTCTACCCTAACGGCTTGTCCCTACTGAACATCACGGGTGCCGACTTACGGGCCGCCCTCGAGGTCAGTGCGCGCTACTTCACCATTATCGATGGTGAGATTGCGGTCAACCCGGCCTTTATCCATCCCAAACACCGGCAGTACAACTACGACATGTACGAAGGCATCGACTACCGGTTGAACATCGCCCAACCTATGGGGCACCGGGTCGAAGCCCTGACCTACCACGGCCAACCCGTGACGGACGACCAACCTTTGCGCATCGTCTTGAACCAGTACCGGGCCGTGGGGGGCGGTCACTACAGCATGTTCGGCGCCAATAAGATCGTCGCGGAGAGTCAAAGTGCGATGAGCGAATTGATTGCCGACTACCTGCAAGCCCACCCCGTCGTCGATGCCACGACCAACCAAAACTTCCAAATCGTCAACGAACCGCGCAACTAG
- a CDS encoding MFS transporter, whose translation MPTTSPKMFTRDTSLLLVATFCYMCSSMLVTPLIVGFTHGLGASTLLAGTIASMMNLCSLALRPIAGQLTDRVTKYRLALIGGSLILVATAGYALSVAPWMVFLFRLVNGVGFALSSICLATWFSSLLPRDRMGAGMGYYGMMNALGMAIAPALGIWIYHQFGYRTAFGLASVASAIILITIQFVGDRGMAPQRPTKRPHHLRIVQPKVVPLALILMLLSIPYFATQSYIVAYVADRHLPVSAGSFFVIYAIILLVLRLALKDYFDRVGFRWFLLAGIICNLVGMWGLTVMTNNWLMVVAAAGLADGYGLMYSVCQATALLVAPVNEQGLANSTFYIGMDTGMVLGPIVGGALFDAVPIAWFYPALMVTLPLAALVYLIFRKQLRRS comes from the coding sequence ATGCCAACGACTTCACCAAAAATGTTCACCCGCGATACTAGCTTATTGTTGGTCGCGACGTTTTGTTACATGTGTTCGTCCATGCTGGTCACGCCCCTGATTGTGGGGTTCACGCACGGGTTAGGGGCCAGTACCCTGTTAGCCGGGACCATCGCGTCGATGATGAACCTGTGTTCCTTGGCCCTACGCCCGATTGCCGGACAATTGACCGACCGGGTGACCAAGTACCGGTTGGCGCTGATTGGCGGGAGCCTGATCCTGGTGGCGACGGCGGGTTACGCGTTGTCCGTGGCCCCCTGGATGGTGTTCCTGTTCCGCCTGGTCAACGGGGTGGGGTTCGCTTTAAGCTCGATTTGTTTGGCCACCTGGTTCTCTAGCTTGTTGCCCCGTGACCGGATGGGGGCCGGGATGGGCTACTACGGGATGATGAATGCCTTGGGGATGGCGATTGCGCCAGCCCTGGGGATTTGGATCTACCACCAGTTCGGGTACCGCACGGCCTTTGGGTTGGCGTCAGTTGCCAGTGCCATCATCTTGATCACCATTCAGTTCGTGGGTGACCGGGGGATGGCCCCCCAACGGCCGACGAAACGCCCGCACCACTTGCGGATCGTTCAGCCCAAGGTCGTCCCTTTGGCGCTGATTTTGATGCTGTTGTCGATTCCCTACTTTGCGACCCAGTCGTACATTGTGGCCTACGTGGCGGACCGGCACCTGCCAGTCTCGGCGGGGAGTTTCTTTGTGATCTATGCCATTATTTTGCTAGTCTTACGATTAGCGTTAAAGGATTATTTCGACCGGGTCGGCTTCCGGTGGTTCTTGCTGGCGGGGATCATCTGTAACCTAGTCGGGATGTGGGGCCTGACCGTGATGACCAATAATTGGCTGATGGTGGTGGCTGCGGCCGGTCTGGCCGATGGGTATGGCTTGATGTACTCGGTCTGTCAGGCCACGGCCCTGTTAGTCGCGCCGGTCAATGAGCAGGGCTTGGCGAACAGTACCTTCTACATTGGGATGGACACGGGGATGGTGCTGGGCCCCATCGTTGGCGGGGCGTTGTTCGACGCAGTCCCCATTGCGTGGTTCTACCCGGCCCTGATGGTCACGTTGCCCTTAGCGGCGCTGGTCTATCTGATCTTCCGTAAGCAATTACGTCGTAGCTAG
- a CDS encoding SAM-dependent methyltransferase, whose translation MNPRKLKKLKKQFRHQPLAEQKTAYIDRMTAYYHEFNDYPAIKLLISNVLLADKMLAAGDLPQQLPLLQLPDDSEDLIYQNLNQKFPQGDPVGDKLWDKLTGALPHLDHDLRYFRDYLEEHYGMWAYTPRPFISDLADFVGDRAVLEVMAGNGYISKGLRDAHKTVYATDSQAWTAENETGRHPLTTIEPLSARDAFAKYGEQVGVVVMSWSPDGLPLDWELLQAIRQSSAQVDFVVLGEPHGATGSTEFWDNAEFIENAATRKLNRHYTNIDLIKDHVYLVR comes from the coding sequence TTGAATCCACGTAAACTTAAAAAACTCAAAAAGCAGTTCCGCCACCAGCCGTTGGCCGAACAAAAAACGGCTTATATCGACCGCATGACCGCTTACTACCACGAATTTAACGACTATCCCGCCATTAAACTGTTGATCAGTAACGTTCTGTTGGCCGATAAGATGTTAGCCGCCGGGGACCTCCCCCAGCAGCTGCCCCTACTGCAGTTGCCCGACGATAGTGAGGACCTGATCTACCAGAACCTCAACCAGAAGTTCCCTCAGGGTGATCCGGTCGGCGACAAGCTCTGGGACAAGCTTACCGGGGCCCTGCCGCACCTGGACCACGACCTGCGGTACTTCCGCGACTACCTCGAAGAACACTACGGCATGTGGGCTTATACGCCCCGCCCGTTCATCAGTGATCTGGCCGACTTTGTCGGTGACCGGGCCGTCCTAGAGGTCATGGCCGGTAACGGCTACATCTCTAAGGGTCTGCGTGACGCCCACAAGACCGTCTACGCCACGGATAGTCAGGCCTGGACCGCGGAGAACGAGACCGGTCGGCATCCCCTGACCACCATCGAACCCCTGAGCGCCCGCGACGCTTTCGCCAAATACGGCGAGCAGGTCGGCGTGGTCGTGATGTCCTGGTCCCCAGACGGTTTACCGCTGGACTGGGAACTCCTCCAAGCCATCCGCCAGTCTTCCGCCCAGGTCGACTTCGTAGTCTTGGGCGAACCCCACGGCGCAACTGGCTCCACAGAATTCTGGGACAACGCCGAGTTCATAGAAAACGCCGCTACCCGGAAGTTGAACCGCCACTACACCAATATTGATCTGATCAAGGACCACGTCTACTTGGTCCGCTAA
- the rny gene encoding ribonuclease Y, with product MLETGLIIGLLVIGLILGYLVRRHRHLEALKAVQAQARTLIEEATAKTKQRVADLKAQSRRETLAYQQSVKDELTEQKSDIAVREQRRHQREQLLNQMAVRLDDQTQMLDQRSQANHQKRQDIHALHDQADALREKRLTTLATQAGMSPEEAQQEILHRGELALKRDRDIEIKALNDDTEANAERWAKDVVLAATESGPQDLPKEHLEHTVTVPNGEIRSKIIGRDGQHIRLLETLTGTDLIFVPDDNTTLFISTHDPIRREVARTALTNLIASRRISANQIETQVENALRDVNHSLWEVGEQAVSRLHVGWMHPDLMKLVGRLKYRTSYGQNVLQHSIEVSQLAGAMAARLGYNSRLARRAGLLHDLGKSIDHEVEGTHVEIGVEFTEKYGEDPIVINAIAAHHGDVEKSSPIAVLVAAADGISGARQGARSESVEDYINRLRSLEKIANDRPGVTESYAIQAGRELRIMVNPQTLDDQAAATLTQEVAQQVEKQLTYPGKIRITTIRKLTAVEYVGDEKKKKKKKKKKAANAS from the coding sequence TTGTTAGAAACCGGATTGATTATCGGTCTGCTTGTGATCGGACTGATTCTAGGGTACCTCGTCCGGCGTCACCGACACTTAGAGGCGTTAAAAGCCGTTCAGGCCCAGGCCCGAACTCTCATCGAAGAAGCCACCGCGAAAACCAAGCAGCGGGTGGCCGACCTCAAAGCCCAGAGTCGGCGCGAGACCTTAGCGTATCAGCAGTCCGTCAAAGATGAACTGACCGAACAAAAAAGTGACATTGCCGTGCGTGAACAACGCCGGCACCAACGCGAACAGCTATTGAACCAGATGGCCGTTCGGTTGGATGATCAGACCCAGATGCTAGACCAACGCAGCCAAGCCAACCACCAGAAGCGCCAAGACATCCACGCCTTGCACGACCAGGCGGATGCCTTACGCGAAAAGCGGCTGACCACGTTGGCGACCCAGGCGGGGATGTCCCCCGAAGAGGCCCAACAAGAGATCTTGCATCGCGGCGAGTTGGCGTTGAAGCGCGACCGGGATATTGAGATCAAGGCGCTCAACGACGACACGGAAGCCAACGCCGAACGGTGGGCCAAGGATGTGGTCCTGGCCGCCACGGAGAGTGGGCCGCAAGACTTGCCTAAGGAGCACCTGGAACACACGGTGACCGTCCCAAACGGTGAGATTCGCAGTAAAATCATCGGGCGTGATGGCCAGCATATTCGCCTGTTGGAGACCCTGACCGGAACGGACCTGATCTTTGTGCCCGATGACAACACCACGTTGTTCATCAGTACGCACGATCCGATTCGCCGGGAAGTCGCCCGCACGGCGTTGACCAACTTGATCGCCAGTCGCCGTATCTCGGCCAACCAGATTGAAACGCAGGTCGAGAACGCCTTACGCGACGTCAACCACAGTCTCTGGGAAGTCGGTGAACAGGCAGTCAGTCGCCTGCATGTGGGCTGGATGCACCCGGACTTGATGAAGCTGGTTGGCCGGTTGAAGTACCGGACCAGTTACGGGCAGAACGTCTTACAACACTCGATCGAAGTGTCCCAGTTAGCTGGCGCCATGGCGGCCCGCTTGGGGTACAATTCACGGTTAGCGCGTCGGGCCGGCCTGTTGCACGATTTAGGGAAGTCCATCGACCATGAAGTGGAAGGGACCCACGTGGAGATTGGGGTCGAGTTCACTGAGAAATACGGGGAAGACCCCATCGTGATCAACGCGATTGCGGCCCATCACGGCGACGTCGAGAAGAGTTCGCCGATCGCGGTCTTAGTCGCGGCGGCCGACGGGATTTCTGGAGCACGGCAAGGTGCCCGGAGTGAGTCCGTCGAAGACTACATCAACCGCCTGCGGTCGCTGGAAAAGATTGCCAACGACCGGCCAGGGGTCACGGAAAGCTACGCCATCCAAGCCGGCCGGGAACTCCGGATCATGGTCAACCCGCAGACCTTGGACGACCAGGCGGCGGCGACCTTGACTCAGGAAGTGGCCCAACAGGTCGAAAAGCAGCTGACGTATCCTGGGAAGATTCGGATCACCACGATTCGCAAGCTCACGGCCGTCGAGTACGTGGGCGATGAAAAAAAGAAAAAGAAGAAGAAAAAGAAGAAAGCAGCCAATGCTTCCTAA
- a CDS encoding helix-turn-helix domain-containing protein — translation MFPERLRALRRGQHITLEQLADALNQQNTVGDDHTNTASQIGNWERGIRTPSFIEVRKLAEYFDVTMDYLAGKTERDAYDLGRLFLSGKQLSFNRDVLSGQDRYEIYQLIDGYLHGKEHRGTDTQPNQQEELDLHLDDH, via the coding sequence ATGTTTCCGGAACGACTTCGGGCATTACGGCGCGGTCAGCACATTACTTTAGAGCAACTGGCAGACGCCTTGAATCAACAGAACACGGTAGGCGACGACCACACCAACACCGCGTCACAGATTGGCAACTGGGAACGGGGCATTCGAACGCCTTCCTTTATCGAGGTACGGAAATTAGCGGAATACTTCGACGTGACCATGGACTACCTGGCGGGGAAGACGGAACGTGACGCCTACGACCTGGGTCGCCTGTTCCTCTCCGGCAAGCAACTGAGCTTCAATCGCGACGTTCTCAGTGGTCAGGACCGCTATGAGATCTACCAGTTGATCGATGGCTACCTGCACGGTAAGGAACACCGCGGTACCGACACTCAGCCCAACCAACAAGAAGAATTGGATCTGCATTTAGACGACCATTAA
- a CDS encoding alpha/beta hydrolase → MKKQHKWWLWGLGTLVVIIIVALIGASLYFYNLTVARGKKDFIGGPTALKTSDPLYTQKHWFETAHKYRWTETAAGANFKLVADYVPAAKATKKTVVLVHGFASSKEQMGGYAGLFHQLGYNVLVPDDRAQGQSGGQAMSYGYFEARDYRKWINQVIAKQGSQSQIALFGVSMGGATTMIASGLKMPSQVKAYIEDCGYTTADAEIRYQAKQMYHLPYWPMVPLTSAVTKLKAGFTFKDADAVRAVKRNHRPMLFIHGGADTFVPTKMVYQVYRADAGPKELMVVPGAKHAASYSHSPQRYQRKVQHFLRQYLGE, encoded by the coding sequence TTGAAAAAACAACATAAGTGGTGGTTGTGGGGCTTGGGAACCCTAGTTGTGATCATCATTGTCGCCTTGATCGGGGCCAGTCTGTACTTTTATAATCTGACCGTTGCCCGGGGTAAGAAGGACTTTATCGGGGGGCCCACGGCGTTAAAGACCAGCGACCCCTTATACACCCAAAAACATTGGTTTGAGACCGCCCATAAATATCGGTGGACGGAGACCGCTGCGGGGGCTAACTTTAAGTTGGTCGCCGATTACGTGCCCGCCGCCAAGGCCACCAAGAAAACCGTGGTGTTGGTTCACGGGTTCGCGTCCAGTAAGGAACAAATGGGCGGTTACGCGGGACTGTTCCACCAATTAGGCTATAACGTTCTGGTGCCCGATGACCGGGCCCAAGGGCAGAGTGGCGGTCAGGCCATGAGTTACGGGTACTTTGAAGCTCGAGACTACCGGAAGTGGATCAACCAAGTGATTGCCAAGCAGGGGTCCCAGTCGCAGATTGCTCTGTTCGGGGTGTCCATGGGGGGCGCGACGACCATGATTGCCAGTGGTCTCAAGATGCCGAGCCAAGTGAAAGCTTACATTGAAGATTGCGGCTACACCACGGCGGACGCGGAGATCAGGTACCAGGCCAAGCAGATGTACCACCTGCCGTACTGGCCGATGGTGCCGCTGACCAGCGCGGTGACCAAGTTGAAAGCGGGCTTTACCTTTAAGGACGCCGATGCGGTACGGGCGGTTAAACGCAACCACCGGCCAATGTTGTTCATCCACGGCGGGGCGGATACGTTCGTCCCGACTAAGATGGTCTACCAGGTCTACCGGGCCGATGCGGGGCCTAAGGAACTGATGGTGGTTCCCGGTGCCAAGCACGCCGCTTCCTACAGTCACAGTCCCCAACGCTACCAGCGTAAGGTCCAGCACTTTTTGCGCCAGTACTTGGGTGAGTAG